From Coraliomargarita sinensis, a single genomic window includes:
- a CDS encoding Hsp70 family protein — protein MIVGIDLGTTFSLVSYINATGTPTLCPAQNDNKRFQTPSVVHIGERGCVIGDLVEEILDEEPTLSHCRFAKLSMGKNGDPVYSDHNSQSYSPEAISALILRKLKEDAEAATSELITGAVITVPANFNEAQREATVNAGRLADIAVLGLVEEPLAAATYFGLDTKKGEKLIFVFDIGGGTFDATILSATPEGLYAIATEGADNIGGKNFDEVIMDIVAEQHLGQFRADIRNDAEAMQKLRLFAVKAKLELSDPKNDVISRPLILGGRSMRVTFSRQQFEEAAEPWLEACEEVCERALTNQHLSWDDIDDLVLTGGSSLVPCIERKVREMSGLPATRIRRKQPHASVAFGAALLAEQLYGDKQTAAPPLKQIVTSNELGIRVFDSEKKKIIFHPMIEKNVPVPTSFKQTVYTRKDEQTTVSLEILQRKDPYTPAESLGSFDFGPIQKPEKNYPVQVHMGYDDAGRVTVIAKDGRTGESVEQQFSKGSDSDLSDTYKFMQQIQIKY, from the coding sequence ATGATAGTGGGTATTGACCTTGGTACGACCTTTTCACTTGTCAGCTATATAAATGCGACAGGTACCCCAACCTTGTGCCCGGCTCAGAATGACAATAAGCGTTTTCAAACGCCTTCTGTTGTGCACATCGGTGAGCGAGGCTGTGTGATAGGCGATCTGGTTGAGGAAATTCTTGATGAGGAGCCAACCCTATCCCACTGCCGATTTGCCAAACTTAGCATGGGTAAAAACGGGGACCCGGTCTATTCGGACCATAATTCGCAGTCATACTCACCTGAAGCCATCTCCGCTCTAATACTGAGAAAACTAAAGGAGGATGCAGAAGCTGCGACCAGTGAGCTGATCACAGGGGCCGTTATTACTGTCCCCGCAAATTTCAACGAGGCCCAACGAGAGGCGACCGTTAACGCTGGCCGTCTTGCCGACATCGCTGTCCTTGGACTGGTAGAAGAACCTTTGGCGGCGGCCACTTATTTTGGCCTCGATACCAAGAAAGGGGAAAAGCTAATTTTCGTCTTCGACATCGGTGGCGGCACCTTTGACGCTACTATTCTTTCCGCTACCCCGGAGGGCCTCTATGCTATCGCCACGGAGGGCGCTGACAATATCGGCGGCAAGAACTTTGATGAAGTTATTATGGACATTGTTGCGGAGCAGCACCTGGGGCAGTTCCGTGCAGACATCCGTAATGACGCCGAAGCCATGCAGAAACTCCGCCTCTTTGCTGTGAAGGCTAAATTAGAGCTGTCTGATCCAAAGAATGACGTCATCAGTCGCCCGCTCATCTTAGGCGGCCGCTCCATGCGGGTCACTTTCAGCCGCCAACAATTTGAGGAGGCTGCCGAGCCGTGGCTGGAGGCATGTGAGGAAGTCTGCGAACGAGCTTTAACCAATCAACATCTAAGCTGGGATGACATAGACGACTTGGTACTTACAGGAGGTTCCAGCTTAGTACCCTGCATAGAGCGTAAGGTTCGCGAGATGTCCGGTCTTCCTGCTACGCGTATCCGTCGCAAGCAGCCTCACGCTTCAGTCGCATTCGGCGCAGCCCTCCTTGCTGAACAACTCTACGGCGACAAGCAGACTGCCGCTCCACCACTTAAACAGATTGTCACTTCCAACGAGCTCGGCATCCGTGTTTTTGATAGCGAAAAAAAGAAGATCATTTTTCATCCAATGATCGAAAAGAACGTGCCCGTGCCGACTTCCTTCAAGCAAACCGTCTATACCCGTAAGGACGAGCAGACGACGGTCTCACTCGAAATACTACAGCGCAAAGATCCCTATACACCGGCCGAGAGCCTTGGTAGTTTCGATTTCGGCCCCATCCAGAAACCTGAAAAGAACTACCCGGTACAGGTTCACATGGGATATGACGACGCTGGACGCGTCACAGTCATTGCCAAGGACGGGCGCACTGGCGAATCCGTTGAGCAACAGTTTTCAAAAGGCAGCGACTCAGACCTCTCAGACACCTACAAATTCATGCAGCAGATTCAGATAAAATATTAA
- a CDS encoding PEP-CTERM sorting domain-containing protein has translation MILISAMAATTALNAATLNYDGFSDYDNLTSIPWVAGNFMWGEIASGNGTGITNNGFSSIPNASLFTFTFGDLELDAANSQSPGPSSPGWEEYRELDSNVQPVEFFYNGVLWATGSFVDDFRVDVESNDDLNGVGMSEVQLTGHTAAGNDFYQEVSSLTGGSRVLQFENSNFVNTSGPDGFFESDGIMTAVPEPASFGLGLGLIGFLLALRRR, from the coding sequence ATGATTCTTATATCAGCCATGGCGGCAACCACCGCCCTCAACGCCGCCACCCTTAATTATGACGGCTTCTCCGATTACGACAATCTGACAAGCATTCCGTGGGTTGCCGGAAACTTCATGTGGGGTGAAATTGCCTCCGGCAACGGAACCGGAATCACAAATAACGGGTTCAGTTCCATCCCCAATGCCAGCCTGTTCACTTTCACTTTCGGCGACCTTGAGCTTGATGCAGCGAACTCGCAGTCGCCCGGTCCCTCTTCGCCGGGGTGGGAAGAATACCGCGAATTGGACAGCAACGTTCAACCGGTGGAGTTCTTTTACAACGGAGTCCTCTGGGCCACCGGATCTTTCGTCGACGACTTCCGCGTCGATGTGGAAAGCAACGATGATTTGAATGGAGTGGGAATGAGCGAAGTGCAGTTGACCGGTCATACGGCCGCCGGAAACGATTTCTATCAAGAGGTCAGCAGCCTGACAGGGGGTAGCCGAGTGCTGCAGTTCGAGAATAGTAACTTCGTTAACACCAGCGGACCAGATGGTTTCTTCGAAAGCGACGGAATCATGACGGCGGTGCCTGAACCAGCCAGTTTTGGCTTGGGCCTCGGCCTTATAGGATTTCTTCTGGCGTTGCGTCGCCGATGA
- a CDS encoding LacI family DNA-binding transcriptional regulator has translation MKKVRVSQQQIARDLGVSQTLVSMVLNGRRKGVSEKSCQKILEHARSQGYRPKGIATEFLSTPALNRSVGLVLREGATLYSQSPFFGHVQHGLHEYLTQEGGNLVFMGVEQHLDSKRLQSLQNPEAFVGLVILGQVTREFLQAILKLHSKVVTISCQYPGLCDSVVPNEEQAADLMVQHLMDLGHKHFAWIGGNCGSQRANSRLRAVQSALHLRNASLDTKYCLEAETGDRRDGSQLAEVLLKESGNGESPTAWICFNGVMARGVVSHLTSQGLRVPDDISITAFDATRVCEEEHPTLTAASTSPELMGRVAAERLLQVKDENQVSFVDSVLPAELVVRESTGQAPKAASKGRKRAR, from the coding sequence ATGAAAAAAGTTCGCGTATCCCAACAGCAAATTGCCCGTGATCTGGGCGTATCCCAGACGTTGGTGTCCATGGTTCTTAACGGTCGCCGCAAAGGTGTTTCGGAGAAATCGTGTCAGAAAATTTTGGAACATGCTCGTAGTCAGGGGTATCGACCTAAGGGGATCGCGACGGAGTTTCTTTCCACGCCTGCTCTCAATCGTTCCGTGGGACTCGTTCTGCGCGAGGGAGCCACACTTTACAGCCAGAGCCCGTTTTTTGGACATGTGCAGCACGGTCTCCATGAGTACCTTACGCAAGAGGGTGGCAACCTTGTTTTCATGGGTGTGGAACAGCACCTTGATTCAAAACGCCTGCAAAGTCTGCAGAATCCAGAGGCATTTGTCGGGCTGGTTATTTTGGGGCAAGTGACGAGAGAGTTTCTGCAAGCTATCCTGAAATTGCACTCCAAGGTGGTGACGATATCCTGCCAATATCCCGGGCTTTGTGATTCGGTGGTCCCGAATGAAGAACAGGCAGCTGATTTGATGGTACAGCACCTCATGGATCTTGGGCACAAGCATTTTGCCTGGATTGGAGGCAATTGTGGATCGCAGCGGGCAAACTCCCGGCTAAGGGCGGTTCAGAGTGCGCTGCACCTTCGCAACGCTTCTCTCGATACCAAATATTGCTTGGAAGCTGAAACCGGTGATCGTCGTGACGGAAGTCAGCTGGCTGAGGTATTACTGAAAGAATCAGGCAACGGCGAATCGCCGACAGCATGGATTTGTTTCAACGGTGTGATGGCTCGCGGGGTGGTCAGCCACTTGACGAGCCAGGGCCTGCGTGTCCCTGACGATATCAGTATCACGGCTTTTGATGCGACACGGGTCTGCGAAGAAGAGCATCCGACGCTTACTGCAGCCTCGACTTCGCCTGAATTGATGGGCCGTGTCGCCGCTGAGCGTCTCCTTCAGGTCAAAGATGAGAATCAGGTCAGCTTCGTTGACTCCGTCTTACCGGCAGAGCTCGTTGTGCGAGAAAGTACCGGGCAAGCCCCCAAAGCAGCGTCCAAGGGGCGCAAGCGGGCACGTTAA